TCCCTTTTGAGGATTTAGGAATACCCATATACCAGCTGCAATTTCAATTACGCCAACAATCATCATAAATACATGATCACTAAAAGGCAGCATGGAATTTAAGCCTGGGTTAAGATACTTCGTCCAATCGGTTAAAAGATTCGTAAACTTATCAGCACCGGCAACTATTGGTATTAAACCGTAGGTGAATTTTAAGAGTGTTTGAATGTTTTTGATTTCTTTTATTTCAGCTTCCATGATTTTGGTTTTTATAGATTAGAGACAGGCTATTAAAAAAGGGTTACAAAATATTATTGCTGTGTCTGAATTTAAGATCAAACATTCATGAGAAGTTCGAAAATGAGAAAGATGCCAATCAATACTTAGCTGCTTGGCGTTGGAAAGATGGAGAAATTAAATGTCCTCATTTTAATCATCATGACTATTATGTATTTTCCGATAGGATTAGCATGTGATCTGTAATCATGGAAAAGATCAATATGCACCCTAAAAGAGCTTTACACGGTATTTATATTCAGGTAAGTAAAAACATTTGCAAAAATATCTGGATGAGTTTAGACATCCATTCTAAAATAGGCGTTATCTTAGACCGTATGGAGTGTAGACTAAAATATAAAGACTTAATAGCATGAGTAAAAATAAAGTGTTAGAATTTCAAGGCCATAAGATTACAATAACTAAAATTAATGAGGAAGATTATTTCAGCTTAACTGAAATGGCTAAAAATTTTGGAGGCAATGATCAAATTAAAAACTGGATAAGAACTCGACAAACTATAGAATTTTTAGGAACATGGGAAGCTATAAATAATCCAGATTTTAACATGGTGGGTTTACACCATGTTAGATTAGATACTATGTCAGAAAGATTTATTATCTCTCCTACACAATGGATTGAAAGAACAAAGTTATACTGCAAAGGCATGGAAAGAAGCCAATCCATCTTTAGCATTAACTAATGCAAATCCTAGAGACTACGCAAGTATAAATGAGTTAGCCGTATTGTCAAGCTTAGAAAGCATCCATTCAATGCTAATTCAGCAAGGAGTTGATAAACAAAATAGGCTAAATATTTTACGAAAAATGGCTCAAGAGCAATTAAAAAACTTAAACAAGTTGGATTTAATGAAGTCTATTAAAAAACAGAGTGACATAACTTATTTAACGGATAAAAAGGATATAGATAAGCCTAAGTTTTAATAGGGCTATCTTAGTATAATTTGTTTACCATTATTTACGAATCTGAAGTAGCCATGATCGAAACTTTAACCGATGAAACCATAGTGCAAAGGGTGTTAGATGGAGAAAAGAACTTATATGAACTATTGATGCGAAAATTTAACCCGCAAT
This is a stretch of genomic DNA from Candidatus Pedobacter colombiensis. It encodes these proteins:
- a CDS encoding KilA-N domain-containing protein, whose product is MSKNKVLEFQGHKITITKINEEDYFSLTEMAKNFGGNDQIKNWIRTRQTIEFLGTWEAINNPDFNMVGLHHVRLDTMSERFIISPTQWIERTKLYCKGMERSQSIFSIN